From Chryseobacterium shandongense, the proteins below share one genomic window:
- a CDS encoding DUF1684 domain-containing protein, which produces MKEYILILLLLPLLVFSQKNSQEIAVVKKFQKELNAEYLNPKETPLRGDNFKNFKQHPFFPIDIKYRVSATFTRTENAEPFDLPTSSGKSKSYREYGKASFELDGKSYTLALYQSLDLLKQKNTKITFFYRFVMQPTEKKLTAAENIWISKFLKAIPLF; this is translated from the coding sequence ATGAAAGAATACATACTCATACTTTTACTTTTGCCTTTGCTGGTTTTTTCCCAAAAAAACTCACAAGAAATAGCTGTGGTAAAAAAATTTCAGAAAGAGCTGAATGCAGAATATCTCAACCCAAAAGAAACACCTTTGAGAGGAGATAACTTTAAAAATTTCAAACAACATCCTTTCTTCCCGATTGATATAAAATACAGAGTCAGCGCAACATTTACCAGAACGGAAAATGCAGAACCTTTTGATCTTCCTACTTCTTCAGGTAAATCAAAATCCTACAGAGAATATGGCAAAGCTTCTTTTGAACTTGATGGAAAGTCTTACACGTTAGCTCTTTATCAGAGTTTAGATTTACTAAAACAAAAAAATACAAAGATTACCTTTTTTTACCGTTTCGTGATGCAACCAACGGAAAAGAAACTTACGGCGGCGGAAAATATATGGATCTCAAAATTCCTGAAGGCGATACCATTATTTTA